The proteins below are encoded in one region of Catharus ustulatus isolate bCatUst1 chromosome 21, bCatUst1.pri.v2, whole genome shotgun sequence:
- the TMEM268 gene encoding transmembrane protein 268, with protein MAQKSQTGGTEKNESSLRYSKGELREGALQWVPDPPQGQVLLVLSMDNSCPTSSFDMDLCAQKLQALGVQVPVEPWRRLIQEGLLRPEVRRFLLYSSRGFQIAMAVVFYISLWTNLYSTLQLCSLGHSWGAGVLVTLVALALTVLVILLIDQQHRKLNVNTDVRLAAVNEIFIKHRIILGITGVLDGPHNILQLWFVHFSPESCLQALSAHITHLQGTQAGLRHRLNKLCVVMDVAVQPELGTEEEAPCEESPLLSSRVTPNKDPVTCSKLLHLIPEGPPEAMAQQLLVIFSGCYVRLLVTGRLPRASPGGHLGPSSVPCLCQFIQSTVLHPQRCWGRDR; from the exons ATGGCCCAGAAAAGCCAGACTGGTGGAACTGAGAAAAATGAGTCGTCCCTCCGGTACAGCAAGGGTGAGCTCAGGGAAGGAGCCCTGCAGTGGGTGCCAG ACCCCCCCCAAggccaggtgctgctggtgctcagcaTGGACAACTCCTGCCCCACCTCCTCCTTCGACATGGACCTTTGTGCCCAGAAACTGCAGGCCCTCGGGGTCCAG GTGCCAGTGGAGCCATGGAGGAGGCTGATCCAGGAGGGGCTCCTGAGGCCCGAAGTGAGGCGGTTCCTGCTCTACAGCTCCAGGGGTTTCCAGATTGCCATGGCTGTG GTTTTCTACATCTCTCTCTGGACAAACCTTTACTCCacactccagctgtgctccctgggaCACTCGTGGGGGGCTGGCGTGCTGGTGAccctggtggccctggctcTCACTGTCCTGGTGATCCTGCTCATTgatcagcagcacaggaag CTAAACGTGAACACAGATGTGAGGCTGGCAGCTGTCAATGAAATCTTTATCAAACACAGAATAATCCTGGGGATTACAGGTGTCCTGGATGGGCCACACAACATCCTGCAA CTGTGGTTTGTGCACTTCAGCCctgagagctgcctgcaggcCCTGTCAGCCCACATCACTCacctgcaggggacacag GCAGGCTTGAGGCACAGGCTGAACAAGCTCTGTGTGGTGATGGATGTGGCAGTTCAGCCCGAGCTGGGCACGGAGGAGGAGGCTCCATGTGAAGAATCCCCTCTTTTATCCAGCAGGGTGACCCCGAATAAAGATCCTGTGACCTGCAGCAAGCTCCTGCACCTCATCCCCGAGGGCCCACCTGAG GCCatggcccagcagctcctggtgatCTTCAGTGGCTGCTACGTGCGGCTCCTGGTCACGGGCCGGCTCCCTCGGGCCAGCCCAGGGGGACACCTGGGCCCCAGCAGCgttccctgcctgtgccagtTCATCCAGAGCACCGTGCTGCACCCCCAgcgctgctggggcagggacaggtga